In a genomic window of Magnolia sinica isolate HGM2019 chromosome 14, MsV1, whole genome shotgun sequence:
- the LOC131225575 gene encoding myosin-7-like — MVSALEKKIDETERKYEETHRLSEEMLKQAMVVESKIIQLKTDMQMFLRKALGHGDRGYSKVAGLVKNTFDILVMKEGVSSQLEVILAVQI, encoded by the exons ATGGTGAGCGCACTGGAAAAGAAGATAGATGAAACTGAAAGAAAGTATGAAGAAACACACAGGCTTAGTGAAGAAATGCTTAAGCAGGCTATGGTTGTAGAGTCAAAGATAATTCAATTGAAGACTGACATGCAGATGTTCTT AAGAAAAGCTCTTGGACATGGAGACCGTGGATATTCTAAGGTAGCAGGCCTTGTTAAAAACACCT TTGATATATTAGTGATGAAAGAAGGTGTAAGTTCTCAACTAGAGGTGATATTGGCAGTGCAAATATAG